The DNA window TAGTGAAAAATGCAGATACTGTTGTTATGGTTATGGTGCCAGGCCTTGGAGATGATATTCAGGCAATAAAAGCTGGAGTAATGGAAATCGGAGATATATTTGCAATAAATAAAAGCGATTTAGACGGAGCAGCTAGAACAGCTGCCGAAGTAAAAGCAATGCTTGATATGGGGCCTCGAAAGGATAGAAGGCCTCCTATAGTACAAGTTGTAGCTAGTTTAAACAAAGGAATAGATGGCTTGCTTGATGAGATAATGAATCATATGGAGTATTTAATAGACTCAGGAGAACTTAAGAATAGAAGAGAAGATAACATTAGAATGGAAATTATAAAGCTAATTGAAACAGAGATTATGAGGATAGTTCTACAAAAATCTCAAACAGACCGAGCCTTAGAAAAAGCAACCTCAGAAGTAGTAGATAGAAAAACAGATCCTTTTAGTGCCTCTGAATCCATAATGAAATTATTTTCAAAAAATGTATAGAAAATATTTAGGAGGGGAAGAGATGGTAAAAAAGGTAGATCATATAGGTATAGCAGTTAGTAATCTTGATGAAGCTTTAAAGTTTTATGAGGAAGTATTAGGTATGAAGCTTCAAGGAATAGAAGTAGTGGAGGAGCAAAAAGTAAAGGTTGCATTTCTTCCAATAGGAGATACAGAAATAGAATTATTAGAGTCAACTGATAAGGAGGGACCTATTGCAAAATTTATAGAAAAAAAAGGCGAAGGAATACAACATATTGCATATAGAGTAGATGACATAGAAAAAGAATTAGAAGAAATGAGACTAAAAGGTATAAGACTAATAGATGAAAAACCTAGGTATGGAGCTGGGGGAGCTAAGATAGCTTTTCTACATCCCAAAAGTACAAATGGTGTACTAATAGAGCTTTGTCAAAGGGATTAATTTAATTAATATTAAAATATATCTAAAATACGATTGCACAGTCAATCAGGGTAAGGAGGGTCTTTAAATGTCAACCATCAAGTTAGACCAGCTACGTTTAGCTAAAGAAAAAATAGCTGAAGGAGGCGGTAAAGACAGAATTGAAAAGCAACACGAAAAAGGTAAATTAACAGCAAGAGAAAGATTAAATCTATTATTCGATGAAGGAAGCTTCATAGAAATAGATGCGTTTGTAGAACACAGATGTACAAACTTTGGTATGGAAAAGACAAAGGCACCAGGAGAAGGAGTAGTATCAGGCTACGGAACAGTAAATGGAAGACTAGCATATGCATATGCTCAGGACTTTACAGTAATAGGTGGTTCACTAGGAGAAATGCACGCAGCTAAGATTTGTAAAGTACAAGACATGGCATTAAAAATGGGAGCACCATTAATAGGATTTAACGATTCAGGAGGAGCAAGAATACAAGAAGGAGTAGACGCACTAGCAGGCTACGGAAACATATTCTACAGAAATACAATAGCATCAGGAGTAATCCCACAAATATCAGTAATCATGGGACCATGTGCAGGAGGAGCAGTATACTCACCAGCCCTAACAGACTTCATATTCATGACAGACAAAACAAGCATGATGTTCATAACAGGACCACAAGTAATAAAAACAGTAACAGGAGAAAACGTAACACAAGAAGAACTAGGTGGAGCAATGACACACAATAGCACAAGCGGAGTAGCACATTTTATAGATAGGACAGAACAAGAAACAATAGAAAGAGTCAAACTACTTTTAAGCTACTTACCATCAAACAACCTAGAAGATGCTCCAGCATTTGATACAGGAGATGACCTAAATAGATTAGAAGAAAAGCTAAATGACATAATACCAGACAATCCAAACAAACCATATGATATGAAAGAAATAATAGCATCATTAGCAGACAATGGAAACTTCCTTGAAGTACAACCATACTATGCACAAAACATATTAACAGGATATATAAGACTAAATGGAAAGTCAATAGGAGTAATAGCAAGCCAACCAAAAGTATTAGCAGGCTGCTTAGATATAAACGCATCAGACAAAGCAGCAAGATTCATAAGAACATGTGATGCATTTAACATACCATTACTAACACTAGTAGACGTACCAGGATTTTTACCAGGAACAGACCAAGAATACGGAGGAATAATCAGACACGGAGCAAAAATGTTATATGCATACAGCGAAGCAACAGTACCAAAAGTAACAGTAATAACAAGAAAAGCATATGGCGGAGCATATATAGCAATGTGCTCAAGACACCTAAATGCAGATATGGTATTAGCATGGCCAACAGCAGAAATAGCAGTAATGGGGCCAGAAGGAGCAGCAAATATAATATTTAAAAACGATATAGAAAAAGCAAAAGACCCAGCAGCAATGAGAGCAGAAAAGATAAAAGAATATAGAGACACAGTATCCAACCCATATATAGCAGCAGCAAGAGGATACGTAGACGACGTAATAGAGCCACAAACAACAAGACAGAGAATAATAAGCGCATTTGATATGCTAGCAAGCAAGCGTCAAAGCTTACCATCAAAAAAACACGGCAATATGCCTTTATAAAGAGGTGATATGAATGGTTTTTCCAGAGATAATAACATTAAATGACTCATTAGTCATAACAGCATTTAGTATGCTATTAGTATTTGCTGCTTTAATAGCATTATCATATACAATAGATGGATTCAGAGTACTTGCACATAGCTTAGAAAAAAAAAATAGAAATGTAGCAGAACCTGCAAGAGAAGCAAACAAACAAGTAGTTAGCCCTGTAGTAGAGAAAACAACAAACCAAGAAGATGATTTAGAACTAGTAGCAGTAATAACAGCAAGTATAGCAGCCATGCTATCAAGACCAGCAAATAGCATAGTAGTTAGAAACATAGTAAGAGTACCTCAGACCACACCAGTATGGGGCAGTGTATCAAGACAAGAAATGATAAATAAATAATTATATACAAAACAAATTATTAAGAGATATAAGGAGGCATTATAATGAAGAAATTTATAGTAAATGTGAACGGAAAAAGCTACGAAGTAGAAGTAGAAGAAATAGGCGGACAAGTACAACAAACAACACCAAGCCCAGCACCAGCAGCACAACCAGTACCACAAGCAGCACCACAACCAAAAGCAGAAACAAAACCAGCACAAGCAGTACCACAAGGAGCAGAAGTAGTAGAAGCACCAATGCCAGGAACAATACTAGACATAAAAGTTAATCAAGGAGACACAGTTAAAAAAGGACAAGTACTACTAATACTAGAAGCAATGAAAATGGAAAACGAAATAATGGCACCTAGAGATGGAAAAGTTACAGCAGTAAACACATCAAAAGGATCATCAGTTAACGTAGGAGATCCGCTAGTTTCATTAGAATAAGCAAAAAACATGTCCGAAAGAGAGGTTTTTTAGATGTTTTTAGAAATGTTGAAAGGTTTCTGGGCAAGCACAGGCTTCGCCGCTTTGACACCAGGTCATCTAATAATGCTTACAATTTCGTTAGTATTAATTTACCTAGCGATTAGAAAAGGATTTGAGCCACTACTACTATTGCCAATAGCATTCGGAATGCTACTAGCAAACTTACCACTAGGTGGACTTACAGATGGACCAATAGTAGAGATAATAAGAGATCCAAATACAGGAGAATTAGTTTCACAAACTAAGCAAGTAGGAGGACTACTATACTACTTATACCAAGGAGTAAAGCTAGGAATATATCCACCACTAATATTCTTAGGAGTAGGAGCAATGACAGACTTCGGCCCACTAATAGCAAACCCAAGAAGCATACTATTAGGAGCAGCAGCACAATTTGGAATATTCTTCACATTCGTAGGAGCAATAGTACTAGGCTTCACAGGACCAGAAGCAGCCTCCATAGGAATAATAGGAGGAGCAGACGGACCAACAGCATTATATCTAACAAGTAAGCTAGCACCACACTTACTAGGACCAATAGCCGTAGCAGCATACTCATATATGGCATTAGTACCAATAATACAACCACCAATAATGAGAGCATTAACAACCAAAAAAGAAAGACAAGTTAAGATGGAACAACTAAGACCAGTATCAAAAACAGAAAGAATACTATTCCCAATAGTAGTAACAATGCTAGTATCACTACTACTACCATCAGCAGCAGCACTAGTAGGCTTTCTAATGCTAGGAAACCTAATAAGAGAAAGTGGAGTAGTAGAAAGACTATCAAAAACAGCCCAAAACGAATTAATGAACATAATAGTAATATTCCTAGGAATAACAGTAGGAGCAACAGCAACAGCAGAAGCATTCTGGAACTTAGGAACATTAAAAATAATAGCACTAGGACTAATAGCATTCTCAATAGGAACAGCAGCAGGAGTAATATTTGGAAAGATAATGTACAAGCTAACAGGAGGAAAAGTAAACCCACTAATAGGAGCAGCAGGAGTATCAGCAGTACCAATGGCAGCCAGAGTAGCACAAAAAGTAGGACAAGAAGAAAACCCATCAAACTTCCTACTAATGCATGCAATGGGACCAAACGTAGCAGGAGTAATAGGGTCAGCAGTAGCAGCAGGAGCACTTTTGATGTTTTTCGGTGGCTAAAATGCAGGGACGCCCATTGGGCGTCCTTAACTATTTTTTGAATAACTAATGATTTTATTATAAAATTGTTTTATTATATATGTAGGAAGCGATGTCACATTGCTCTGAATATCGTAGAGTGGAACGCCACATCAAACTGTGTGAAAGCTGTAATACTGAGATGGTAGTATAGGCTTCATTTACGAAGAGCTATCCATGAAGGAACTTTAATGGAAAATGATTTTCACACAATCTGCTGTTGCTCAACAAGCATAGAAAGGCGGTTACAAATTGAAAGAAAAAATACTAAAACTACTTAAGGACAACAAAAACGAATTTGTCTCTGGTCAAGAGATTAGTGAGCAATTAAACGTAAGCAGAACTGCTATTTGGAAATATATTAATGGTTTAAAAGAAGAAGGCTATGAGATAGAGTCTGTATCCAGAAAAGGACACATGCTTTTGTCAACGCCTGATATTCTTAATTACGAAGAAATATCTGAGTATTTGAGTACTCAACATATTGGCAGAGAAATATTTTATTATGATTCAATAGATTCTACAAACATAAAAGCTAAAGAACTTGTCTATAACAATGAAGGTCATGGAACTGTAGTCATAGCTGAAGAACAAACTCATGGAAGAGGAAGGCTTGGAAGAGACTGGTCATCTCCTAATAGGAAAGGCATATGGATGTCTATTATTCTCAAGCCACAAATAGAGCCGCAAGATGCAGCTAAAATCACTCAGATTGCTGCTGCTGCAGTATGGAAGGCAATTAATCAAATAGGAGTGATAACACAAATAAAATGGCCTAATGATATAGTTCTCAATGGCAAAAAAGTCTGTGGTATATTGACCGAAATGAGCGGAGAATTAAATAGATTAAATTATTTAGTAGTAGGCATTGGAATCAATGCTAATATAGACAATGATGAATTTCCAAAGAAAATCCTAAATATGGCTACATCACTAAAAAATGAAACAGGTAAGGAGATTAATAGAAGAGAATTAGTGGCTCTCATACTAAATAATTTTGAAGCTTTATATAATAAACTTATTAATGACAATAGCACAGAAGAAGCAATAAAAATATGTAAGGAAAACTCAGCTCTTATTGGGAAAAATGTTAGATTGATCATAAAGGGAGAGGAAAAAGAAGCCAAGGCCATAGATATTAACGAAGATGGCGAGCTAATAGTTAAAGACAAGGAAGGCAATATATCTAAAGTAATTTCTGGAGAAGTATCAGTGAGAGGACTATACGGATATATTTAAAATATGAAAAAAAATATATATTATTGCACATATGTATAAAAGTTGCTAAAATGAAATTGTAATGTAGCCAGTATCCTCTAGGAATTGGACTACATTGCTGTAAATATAATTTATAATAATTCGACTGGTATCCTTTAAGGAACTAGAGCGGGAGGCGATTTTAATGTCAAATGTTTTTGCAAAGTCATCTTTTAATGTTAGGAAGATGGCCATCGTGGGGGTGCTTGGCGCCATTTCAGCAGTGTTAGGTATGACTCCAATAGGATTTATACCAGTAGGGCCTACAAATGCAACTATAATGCACATACCAGTAATTATTGGGGCCATAGTAGAAGGCCCAATAGTAGGTATGCTTGTTGGGCTCATATTTGGTGTTTTTAGCTTAATTAGAGCTATTACTACACCAACAGTCATATCACCAGTGTTTTATAATCCATTAGTATCTATACTACCAAGAGTGTTGATAGGACTAGTATCCTATTATACATTTGTAGCTGTTAGAAAGATGAATAAAAAAACTTCCGTGTTTATCTTGATTAGTATCTGGACAGCAGTGCTAGCTTATTTATCTTTCTCATTTGTAAAGAACATAGGAGTATATTCATCAGGAAGCATTAGTCTAGGAAGGCTGATATTTAGCGGGGCTTTGGTGCTTTTTACCTTATTTATTGGTGTGATATCCTATAAAAAGCTAAATTACAATGCACTAGATGTAATGCTAAGTACTATATTAGGAACTCTTACTAATACAGTAGGGGTTTTAGGTATGATATATGTGTTCTATGGCAGATGGTTTGTGGAGATGATGGGTGGAGACCCTGATTTAGCAGGAAAGGTGATTTTAGGAGTTGGAATAGCCAACGGAATACCAGAGATTATAATTGCCGTCATAATAGTTACAAGTGTAATATTAGGAATGAGAAAACAATCAAAGTAAGAATGATATAAAACAACTTCGGATTCTCGAAGATTATATTTTACAAAAGTAGGTGGGACAATGATTTTAGTATGTGATGTAGGAAACACTAATGCGGTTCTTGGGGTTTTTCAGGGAGAAAAGCTACTTAAGGACTGGAGAATATCAACTGATAAAGATAAGACCTCAGATGAATATGGGATTATTATTGACCAGCTGTTTAAATATAATGGGTTAAATATAGAGGATGTAGAGGGTGTAATAATATCATCTGTTGTCCCTAATCTAATGCATACACTACAAGCAGTGAGTATAAAATACCTCAATAAAGAAGCCCTAATAGTGGGACCGGGAATAAAAACTGGTGTAAACATTAAATATGATAATCCTAGAGAAGTCGGAGCAGATAGAATAGTAAATGCAGTTGCAGCCTATGAAAAATATGGCGGGCCAATAATTATAGTAGATTTTGGAACAGCGACAACCTTTTGTGCTATATCGAAAGATGGAGAATACGAAGGTGGTATTATATCTCCTGGTATAATAATCTCAAGTGAAGCATTGTTCCAAAAAACTGCGAAGCTTCCTAAAATAGAAATAGTGAAGCCAGAAAAAGTAATCAATAAAAATACGGTAAGTAGCTTGCAGTCAGGGATTATATATGGATATGTGGGATTAGTAGACTATATAGTCAAGAGAATGAAAGCAGAGATGAGTGACGAAGTAAAAGCTGTAATAGCAACAGGAGGACTATCAACCTTAATTGCAAGCGAATCAGAAACCATAACTAATATAGATAGAATGCTTACTCTTGAAGGACTGAGAATGATATACGAAAAAAACAAGTAGCTTAAGCTACTTGTTTTTTTATGACCTAACCCAATTTTCTGAATGTTTCTATCAGCAAATAAATTTGTGTTGCGGGATTAATGTATTAATATGGATATAATAAAGAAAGAAAAAGGAATATAATGAGTTATAGAATTATTCATGTCCGAAATCGTGAGCATTTATTTCATTATACTTTAGATGCTGGTGACAATATACAGGGAGTGATAAGTTGAAAATAGGTAATATTGAGATAAAAAATAGAGTTTTTCTAGCTCCTATGGCTGGGGTTACAGATGTGATTTTCAGAGTAATATGCAAACAAATGGGGGCAGGACTTGTATATAGTGAAATGGTAAGTGCAAAAGGACTTTATTATAAGGATAAAAAAACAGAAGAGCTAATGATTATAGATGAAAGAGAAAGACCTTCAGTTTTACAGATATTTGGCTCTGATGTAGAAGTCATGAAAAGCGTTGTATATAATAACCTAAATAAAAGAAATGATATAGATATTGTAGACATCAACATGGGTTGTCCAACTCCTAAAATAGTGAAAAATGGAGATGGAAGCGCATTGATGAAAGAACCTAAATTAATTGGAAAAATTGTAAAAGAAGTTACGGAGGTCTCTAATAAACCTATTACAGTAAAAATTAGAGCGGGTTGGGATGATTCGAGTATAAATGCAGTGGATATTGCTAAAATTATAGAAGATAGTGGAGCCAGTGCAATAGCAGTTCATGGCAGAACTAGAGAACAGTTTTATTCTGGGGCTGCCGACTGGAATATAATAAAGAAAGTAAAAGAAAGTACAACAATACCTATTATAGGAAATGGAGATATTTGCTTACCTGAAGATGGGCTTAGGATGATAGAACAGACAGGCTGCGATGCAATAATGATAGGTAGAGGCAGTAGGGGTAATCCTTGGCTATTTAAGAGAACTGTAGCTCTATTAGAAAATGGAACTCATATTCCATTGCCTTTACCGTCAGAGCGACTAGATGTGTGTTTAGAACATTTAAGGGCATTATGTAAATTAAAAGGGGATAGAATAGGGATTAAAGAAATGAGAAAGCATATTGCATGGTATATTAAAGGTATGAGAGATTCAGCAGAAGTAAAAAATAAAATAAATACAATAGCTGATAGAGAACAGATGGAAAGGGAGCTTTTAAACTATAAAGAACTAATAAGGGAAAATTAGTCAGGGGAGGTATTGGGATGAAGAGAGTAGTTAGTATTAGTATCGGTTCATCTAGAAGAAATCACAGGGTAGAGACTAATATACTGGGTCAGGACATAATAATTGAAAGAATAGGCACAGACGGAGATAAGAAGAAGGCAATACAGCTTATCAAGGATATGGACGGAAAAGTAGATGCCTTTGGATTAGGTGGAATAGATATTTATCTAAGATGTAAAGATAAAAGATATATAATTAAGGATTCGATTCCACTAAAACAAGCTGCTTCTAAAACACCAATTTTAGATGGAACTTTTTTAAAAGATACTCTGGAAAGAAGAATAATAAGACTCATAAATAGAGAAGATATTGTAAGTTTAAAGAATAAAAAAGTTTTAATTACATCAGCACTAGATAGATATGGTATGGCCAATGCTTTTGAGGAACATGGAAGCTGTATTATATACGGAGACATAATATTTGCCTTAGGAATACCTTTAGAGATTAAGTCATATAATACCTTATACAATATCGCAAGAATCATAGCCCCACTAATACTAAAGCTGCCTTTTCATATGTTGTATCCTACTGGAAAGAGCCAAGATGCTGTTCCTAACAATAAGTTCAACAGGTTTTTTCAAGAAGCAGATATTATAGCAGGAGACTATTTGTATATAAAAAAATATATGCCAGAAACTATGGAAGGAAAAATAATTATTACAAATACAATTACATCAAGCGATATTGAAGATTTAGCAAAAAGAGGAGTAAAGCTTTTAGTCACTACCACACCTGAATTCAATGGAAGATCCTTTGGAACAAATGTAATAGAGGCGGCAATAGTGGCGTTATCTGGGAGAAATCCCGAGAATATGGAGAGCAAGGATTTTGAAAAGCTGCTAGATGAATTAGAGTTTAGACCTAGAATAGAGTATCTTAGTGGGAGAAATAATACTTCTTCATCGAATAATATAATATTGGAAGGGGATAGGAGGGTGTCAGGGTAAATTTATATATGTTTTAGAACCAAATGACTATAACAATTATTTGAGAAAAGGAATATTGAAGCACATACCTGATAACATTTTTTTATTGTTTCAGAAGAGAATAAAACCTAAAATAGTGTGTAATATTGAGAGAGATAAAGGAAATACTGTTTGTGGGTATGCAGCTGGAATTTTTATAACATATAAAAATTTATCTAAGTCAGAATATTTATCAAGGCTCATTAGTGCATTAAACCTAATTAAAACAGAAGATGCAGAAAATTTAATAATAGAAAGGATGCAAACTCTTTCTCAGGAAGATATTAAAGAGATAGAAGATAAATGTGGACTAAAGGTTCTAAAAGGCAGAAGTGAGATTATAAACTGTATTTTATATGTATTGAAAGAAATATGCAAATTAAGAAACCAATTATTAAATGATAAAGAAATGTTAATAATTAGTGATGATACAATTTTAACTGAAAAACTAGCTATTGATAGTGCAAAAGATTTAAGGTTTTTGACTATTATGAGTAAGGATATGGCTTTTGGCGAGAAATTAGGGAAAAAAGTATTAATTGAAACAGGACTATCGCTTCAATTGATAGGAAAAATAGATAAAGGAGTTCAAAATTTTGATATAATTATTAACATGGTTTCTGACGCAAAATTAGATACATATAATATTAAAAGAGGTACAATTATAATTGATGTTAGCGTAGGAAGAATACTTGAGTCTATAAATAGCAATAGAAAAGATTTAATAGTAATAACAGATTTATTATTTAGAAATAGTGGAATACTTAAAAGTAATCCTGAAACTTTTTCATTTGGAGAAAAAGTTTCTTCATATATCTATGAAGGCATAAAAAACCAGGATTATATTAATCCAATAGAACTTAGAGCCAATGGAAAGAATTATAAAATCAAAGAGCTTGTGGATATTTATTATGGTAGAAAGCGTAACAAATCCGTATTTTTATCAAAGTAAATATATGTTTTGATATACTCTTGACAATGAATGATTACTAAATTATAATAGTCATCATAAATAAAGGGTAGGCACTGTAAGATACTTACGGTGCTTCTTGTTTAACGTGGATTAAAGCGGTACTACTAGATATAATTGTTTTATAAAAATATATATTGCGATAAACATGATTGAAATTATATTGATAAATTAATTAGGAAAATGTTTCTATAACAAATCTTTTATAAAGGAGAGAGGGAAATGACAGAAAAAGAAATCTTTTTAACTGCTGAGGGGCTAAAAAAGATAGAGGAAGAATATGATGAGCTGAGAACAATTAGGAGAAAAGAAGTAGCTGATAGGATAAAGCAAGCGCTAGCTTTTGGAGATATAAGCGAGAACTCAGAATATGATGAAGCTAAAAATGAACAGGCTCGTTTAGAAGAACGTATTGCTAAACTTGAAAGGACATTAAGAAATGCTAGAGTAATAGACGATGAAGATATATCAGCTGAGATAGTGAGTATTGGCTCAAGAGTAACTGTTAAAGATATTGAATTTAATGAGGAAATCCAATATACAATAGTTGGTTCTGCAGAGGCAGATCCATATGAAGAAAGAATTTCTAATGAATCTCCAGTAGGAAGGGCCTTGATTGGAAGAAAAGCTGGTGATATAGTAGAAGTACAAGTTCCAGATGGAGTAATAAAGTACGAAATAGTATCTATTAGCAGATAACTATAGTACAAGGAATGTACTAGGAGGGGTTCAAATGATTAATGAGGAAAATAACCTTAATGAATTGCTACTTATTAGAAGAGAAAAACTAAAGAATTTAAGGGAAATAGGCAAAGACCCGTTTCTAATAGAAAAGTATAGCGTAACAGATTATAGCAGCAAAATCAAAGAGAATTTTGATGAAATGGAAGGTAAAGAAGTATCCGTGGCTGGAAGGATTATGACAAAAAGAGGCCATGGTAAGGCTAGCTTTGCAGATATACAAGACAGTGAAGGCAGGATACAGATATTTTTAAAGGTAGATATTGTAGGACAGGAAGACTATGAACTGTTTAGCACCTATGACATAGGGGACATAGTTGGAGTAAAAGGAGAAGTATTTAAGACGAAGACTGGAGAGATTTCCATAAAGGCTGCGGAAGTCGTTTTATTATCAAAATCTCTACAAATTTTACCAGAAAAATTTCATGGATTGAAAGATCCTGATTTAAGATATAGGCAAAGATATGTTGACCTAATAATGAATCCAGAGGTAAAACAAACATTCATAAAGAGAAATAGAATAATTAAAGCCATAAGAAGATTTTTAGATGATAGAGGATATTTAGAGGTGGAGACACCGATACTTACTACAGTTGCTGGTGGAGCAGCAGCCAAGCCCTTCCTTACTCATCATAATACCTTAGATTTAGATATGCAGTTAAGGATAGCAAATGAGCTCTATCTAAAAAGGCTTATAGTAGGTGGCTTTGATAAGGTCTACGAAATGGGAAAAATGTTTAGAAATGAAGGTATATCTATTAAACATAATCCGGAATTTACAAATATAGAATTATATTCAGCCTATGAAGATTATGAAGGTATGATGAAAATAACAGAAGAGCTAGTTGCATATTGTGCAGAAGAAGTAAATGGCACTACTGTAGTAAACTATCAAGGAACAGAAATAGATTTTAAACCACCTTGGAAGAGAGCATCTATGCACGACCTAGTTAAAGAGAAAACTGGTGTGGATTTTTATACTTTAGAAAGTGATGAAGAAGCTAGGAAGGTTGCAAAGGAACAACTGCATCTAGAAGTTGAAAGTCATATGACAAAGGGACATCTTG is part of the Proteiniborus sp. MB09-C3 genome and encodes:
- the lysS gene encoding lysine--tRNA ligase, whose protein sequence is MINEENNLNELLLIRREKLKNLREIGKDPFLIEKYSVTDYSSKIKENFDEMEGKEVSVAGRIMTKRGHGKASFADIQDSEGRIQIFLKVDIVGQEDYELFSTYDIGDIVGVKGEVFKTKTGEISIKAAEVVLLSKSLQILPEKFHGLKDPDLRYRQRYVDLIMNPEVKQTFIKRNRIIKAIRRFLDDRGYLEVETPILTTVAGGAAAKPFLTHHNTLDLDMQLRIANELYLKRLIVGGFDKVYEMGKMFRNEGISIKHNPEFTNIELYSAYEDYEGMMKITEELVAYCAEEVNGTTVVNYQGTEIDFKPPWKRASMHDLVKEKTGVDFYTLESDEEARKVAKEQLHLEVESHMTKGHLVNLAFEEFCEKDLMQPTFILHHPVEVSPLAKRNPDNPLITNRFEAFANTWEIANAFSELNDPIDQKERFEEQLRQRESGDEEAHPMDEDFINALEVGLPPTGGLGIGVDRLIMLLTNAASIRDIILFPTMKPIDK
- the greA gene encoding transcription elongation factor GreA; translated protein: MTEKEIFLTAEGLKKIEEEYDELRTIRRKEVADRIKQALAFGDISENSEYDEAKNEQARLEERIAKLERTLRNARVIDDEDISAEIVSIGSRVTVKDIEFNEEIQYTIVGSAEADPYEERISNESPVGRALIGRKAGDIVEVQVPDGVIKYEIVSISR
- a CDS encoding quinate 5-dehydrogenase, producing MKRVVSISIGSSRRNHRVETNILGQDIIIERIGTDGDKKKAIQLIKDMDGKVDAFGLGGIDIYLRCKDKRYIIKDSIPLKQAASKTPILDGTFLKDTLERRIIRLINREDIVSLKNKKVLITSALDRYGMANAFEEHGSCIIYGDIIFALGIPLEIKSYNTLYNIARIIAPLILKLPFHMLYPTGKSQDAVPNNKFNRFFQEADIIAGDYLYIKKYMPETMEGKIIITNTITSSDIEDLAKRGVKLLVTTTPEFNGRSFGTNVIEAAIVALSGRNPENMESKDFEKLLDELEFRPRIEYLSGRNNTSSSNNIILEGDRRVSG